In a genomic window of Seriola aureovittata isolate HTS-2021-v1 ecotype China chromosome 11, ASM2101889v1, whole genome shotgun sequence:
- the LOC130177617 gene encoding olfactory receptor 2T27-like — protein MDEDLNITYITLGGHVEVHKYRYLYFMVVFIVYILIICSNSAIVYLIWIHQNLHEPMYVFIAALLINSVVLSTNIYPKLLIDFLSEKQIISYEACLVQYFLFYTLIGSEFLLLAAMSYDRYVSICKPLQYPTIMRKTTIKVFLALAWLFPPCQLVGIAAMSANQKLCDFTLKVIYCNNSIYKLFCVSSKAISTYGVFIFLNLGCFPLLFIVFTYTRILIVCYQSCGEVRNKAAQTCLPHLLVLINYFFLISYDVITVRLESDFPKTVRLIMTLQLVLYNPLFNPIIYGLKMREISKHLKRLFCQDKKIVCYQD, from the coding sequence atggatgaggatttaaatataacatatataactCTTGGTGGGCATGTGGAAGTTCACAAATATAGATACCTTTATTTTATGGTTGTTTTTATAGTATATATTCTAATAATTTGCAGTAATTCTGCTATTGTGTACCTGATCTGGATTCACCAAAACCTCCATGAGCCTATGTACGTTTTCATTGCAGCTTTGTTAATCAACTCTGTTGTTCTCAGCACTAATATCTACCCAAAgcttttgattgattttttatctgaaaaacaGATCATATCTTATGAAGCCTGTCTTGttcagtattttctgttttatactTTAATCGGTTCAGAGTTTTTACTGTTAGCAGCCATGTCTTATGACAGGTATGTGTCTATATGTAAACCTCTGCAATATCCAACTATCATGAGAAAAACGACCATAAAAGTCTTCCTGGCTTTAGCCTGGCTTTTCCCTCCTTGTCAGCTTGTGGGAATAGCAGCAATGAGCGCCAATCAAAAGCTCTGTGACTTTACTTTGAAAGTCATTTATTGTAATAACTCAATTTACAAACTTTTTTGTGTGAGTTCAAAAGCGATATCTACATATGGTGTGTTCATTTTTCTAAATCTTGGTTGTTTTCCTTTGCTCTTCATAGTTTTTACATACACCAGAATACTTATCGTATGTTATCAGAGTTGTGGAGAAGTCCGAAATAAAGCAGCACAGACCTGTTTACCTCACCTGCTGGTTCTGatcaactatttttttttgatTTCGTATGATGTCATAACAGTTAGACTGGAATCTGATTTTCCAAAAACTGTACGTCTGATAATGACTTTACAATTAGTTTTGTATAATCCTCTTTTTAATCCGATCATATATGGACTTAAAATGAGAGAAATCTCTAAACACCTGAAGAGGTTGTTCTGTCAAGATAAAAAGATTGTATGTTATCAAGACTGA
- the LOC130177799 gene encoding olfactory receptor 10AG1-like, with the protein MDDDRNVTYITLNGYVDVEKYRYFYFVIIFTIYILIIFCNSFIVCLIVIHQSLHEPMYIFIAALLVNSVLYSTVIYPKLLIDFLSEKQIISHPVCHFQYFIFYSLGGSEFLLLSAMAYDRYVCICKPLRYPTIMTKTTICVFLVLAWLVPASQVAGSAILSSKRKVCHFTLEGIFCNNSVHKLHCVSSRGLSMYGVIILLNIVFFPMFYIVFTYIKILIISYRSSREVRTKAAQTCLPHLLVLVNFSLLCTYDIIILRLESDIPKTARLIMTLQVVLYHPLFNPIIYGLKMKEISKHLKRLFCRVK; encoded by the coding sequence ATGGATGATGACAGAAATGTAACGTATATAACTCTAAATGGTTATGTAGACGTTgaaaaatacagatatttttattttgtaattatctTTACAATATATATTCTAATAATTTTCTGTAATTCCTTCATTGTATGCCTCATCGTGATTCACCAAAGCCTCCATGAGCCtatgtacattttcattgcGGCTTTGTTAGTGAACTCAGTTCTTTACAGCACTGTTATCTACCCGAAGCTTCTGATTGACTTTTTATCTGAAAAACAGATCATATCACATCCAGTGTGTCactttcaatattttattttttacagtttagGGGGTTCAGAGTTCTTACTGTTGTCAGCCATGGCCTATGACaggtatgtgtgtatatgtaaacCTCTGCGATATCCGACCATCATGACAAAAACTACTATCTGTGTTTTCTTGGTTCTGGCTTGGCTCGTACCTGCTTCTCAGGTGGCAGGATCAGCTATATTGAGTTCTAAGAGGAAAGTCTGTCACTTTACTTTGGAAGGAATTTTTTGTAACAATTCAGTTCACAAACTTCACTGTGTGAGTTCAAGAGGCCTATCTATGTATGGTGTGATTATTTTGcttaatattgtattttttccaaTGTTCTATATAGTTTTCACGTACATAAAGATACTTATAATCTCCTATCGAAGCAGCAGAGAAGTCAGGACAAAAGCTGCACAGACCTGTTTACCTCACCTGCTGGTTTTAGTCaatttttcattgttgtgtaCTTATGACATCATTATACTGAGACTGGAATCTGATATTCCAAAAACTGCACGTTTAATCATGACTCTACAGGTGGTTCTGTACCATCCTCTCTTTAATCCGATCATATAtggactgaaaatgaaagaaatctcTAAACACCTCAAGAGGTTGTTCTGTCGTGTAAAATGA
- the LOC130177795 gene encoding olfactory receptor 11A1-like — MDEELNITYITLGGHVEVHKYRYLYFVIMFTAYILIICSNSTIVYLIWIHQNLHEPMYIFIAALLINSILYSTIIYPKLLIDFLSEKQIISYEACLLQYFLFYALGGSEFLLLAAMSYDRYVSICKPLQYPTIMTKRSIEVLVALAWLFPACQLVASATMSANQKLCDFTLKVIFCNNSIYNLHCVSSRALSIYGVFILLNVALFPMLFILFTYAKIFILTYRSCKEVRKKAAETCLPHLLVLMNFTFLCSYDVIIVRLESDIPKIARLIITLQLVLYHPLFNPIIYGLKMKEISKHLKQLLCLHKMN, encoded by the coding sequence ATGGATGAAGaattaaatataacatatataactCTTGGTGGGCATGTAGAAGTTCACAAATACAGATATCTTTATTTTGTGATCATGTTTACAGCatatattttaataatctgCAGTAACTCTACTATTGTGTACCTGATCTGGATTCACCAAAACCTCCATGAGCCtatgtacattttcattgcAGCTTTGTTAATCAATTCTATTCTTTACAGCACTATTATATACCCAAAGCTTTTGATTGACTTTTTATCTGAAAAACAGATCATATCTTATGAAGCTTGTCTTCttcagtattttctgttttatgctTTAGGTGGTTCAGAGTTTTTACTGTTAGCAGCCATGTCCTATGACAGGTATGTGTCTATATGTAAACCTCTGCAATATCCAACTATCATGACAAAAAGATCTATTGAAGTCTTAGTGGCTTTAGCTTGGCTTTTCCCTGCTTGTCAGCTTGTGGCATCAGCAACGATGAGCGCTAATCAAAAGCTCTGTGACTTTACTTTGAAAGTCATTTTTTGCAATAATTCAATTTACAATCTTCACTGTGTGAGTTCAAGAGCACTATCTATATATGGCGTGTTCATTTTGCTAAATGTTGCACTTTTTCCCATGCTCTTCATACTTTTTACatatgcaaaaatatttattttaacatatcGCAGTTGCAAAGAAGTCaggaaaaaagctgcagagacCTGTTTACCTCACCTGCTGGTTTTAATGAACTTTACCTTTCTGTGTTCGTATGATGTTATTATAGTTAGACTGGAATCTGATATTCCGAAAATTGCTCGATTAATAATAACTTTACAACTGGTTTTGTATCACCCTCTATTTAATCCGATCATTTACGGACTAAAGATGaaagaaatatcaaaacacCTGAAGCAGTTGTTATGTCTACACAAAATGAACTAA